A window of Podospora bellae-mahoneyi strain CBS 112042 chromosome 1 map unlocalized CBS112042p_1.3, whole genome shotgun sequence genomic DNA:
GTCCGCGTACGTCAGGGCCGGATACGGCGTGGTGGAGCTGGGTACGGGACCCGAATCGTAGTAGCCGTTTCCGTTGATGGGAGCGGGCTGTTGGTCTGGTTGTGTCCCTCCGCTGGCGACGGCCGATAAGCCATGGCTGGGGTCCTGTTGAGACTTCAAGCTGTGTGGCTGAATGTCCTGCGAGGAGGCATCCTTACGGGCCATGTCCTGCTCGATCCAGCCCAGTGTGCGTTCGATGATGACCCCAACTTCGGTAGCCAGACGGTTCCCTGTACCTATGTTCGTGTTAGCCAACGTCGACCAACAAAAACAGACAAAAGCTTACCAAGCAAACGCCCAATCTCCCCAATGATGGCCAGCCATGTGGCCATGTCCTCACGGGTACTGGCAACCTCCAAGACCGTCGTCTCAAACCGCCGCTCCCACTGCGCAACAAGCTGcgtgaagatggcggccaCGTACACGGCCAGCTGATACCACGTCGTATCGAGCGACTTTAGCGTGTGCAACGTCGACACCACCTTGAGCAACTTCTTTACGGTCTCTTCGCATATCCTGGTATTTTCCGCACAAAACTTGGGATCGTCCGTCATACAGACCGAAGGATGTCTCAGACACAAGGTAAACTCGAGACAAAACGCCTGTGTATAAAGCGCAAAAACCTTTGCTTCAGGTTTGGTCGTTTCTACGTTGAGCTCCTCGGGAAGATTGTCGAGCATGTTGCGCATTCCATCCTCCAATTCTCGGACCACGTCGACGTACGTGCTTGGGTCCCGCCGCGCACCATACAGTTTGGAAAACATTTCGATCAGCAAAGGCGTCACTTTGAATCCCATCAGACCAACTTGGTAGTTGCAATGTCCAACTTTGGACTCGTCCAgcaccccctcttctcccagAAACTCATCCGGAATCGCAATGGGGAATTCCACGTCGAACTCTTGGATAGACAGGGGCATCGGCCGGCCGAGTCGACCGTTGATGGTGCTATACAAGGCCAGAATGGCCCACCACACGCGTTTCCGCGTTTCATTTTCCAACGTTGTGCCACCGCCGGGAATCTTGATCGCACGATGCAGATTCAGCTCGATTGCCTTCATAAAGGCAAAACTGGCCAGCGTCAGAGCACAGCCGGGCTTGGGGAAGTTTCGAGTGTgcgacatcatcatggcgAGAGCTTGGACAGCCGTGACAGACTGGGTTGTGGCGAGATCATAGAACTTGCTGAGGCACCAGTGGTAGTGCTTGTTGGACAGGTCGTTGAGTTGAACGTACTGCTCCGGCTTTTCTCTGTTTCGAACACCATACTGGAAATAGATGGTAGCAAACACCATGTGGGTAATGACCAGTTCCGGGACTGAAGGTTTGAAGTTCGGTTCATCGTAAATGCGCCTTAACTGGTGTCCCGGCATAATTAGTCCAACTCTCGCTTTATACAGGGGAGACGACCTACCAGCTGGAGAAAGGAAGGCTTGTGCAAGATGGGAAGAAACGGTGACAGAGTCAGAAAGTACCACTCGGCATAGGTGAAGGCGTCATGTCGAGAAGGCAATTCAACGTTGGGCGGGGCGGGATGGATGTTGAGCGAGGTCTGGAAGAAGGCCTGGACAGATTTATTGTACAGGGGCGTGCCAAAAGTCGTGCCCGCCGGCGGTTCGTCCATGTCTGGTCCGTCAAACGAGGCGGTAATATCGAGAGTGGTGCCCAGGATGGACAATGTAGTTCCCTTGATGGAGCTCAGCGGCTCCTTGTCCGAAGACACGCCGAGATGGTTATTGGCAGGCCTCGCTTCGATCAGGGGATATCGCGTGCTCGAGCTACGCTCCGATGGCGGTTTTTGCCGGCCTCCCTTCACCCACACCAAGCCGACCTGAGACCAAGAGTCCTTGAGAGGGTTGCCCACGGCGTCAAAAACCATACCTTCAGGGTAGGTGTTGTTGTACCCAGGGAACTGCCACGGCCTGACCTCGACGCCATTGTTCTCCAGCAGTTTTTCCAGCGACCGTATGTGAGCCAGCATGGCACCCTTTTCACGCTCTAACTGTTGCAAGTATCCTCGACGCTCGGTGCGCCCCGTGACTCGGTCGGTGACATAGCATTCGAGATTCTGGTTGGTACAATGGGAGCATCCTTCGGGGAGCGCATCGCAGCGAATCTTTCTAACCTAACAGCCGATTAGTTGGGTCAAACACaccagagaagaaaagagcatACCTTGCACCTGTCGCAAGCTTGGCCTGTCCGGGTGTACGATTGCAGCTTGGACTTGACAACGCTGGAGAAGTCCTCGGGACCGCGTTCGAGACGCGGCAGCTTCACCTTGGTGGAAGCGCCGTCGCCTTGATCAGAACCGGTGGAGTCACTGGCCCGCTTCAAGGTGTTTGGGCGGCCTGGAGGCATGGTGATTGGATCTGTATTGCGCCGCTATTTTGGCGACAGACACTCTGAGGTGTCCTGATTTGCGAGGCTGCCCTGGTGGTTTTCTGTGCCGCGCCACCTCAGCGACGGGCGGCGATGGGATGGATGCGGCGACCCGACGCCTTCTGGTTCCTATGTCGTCCTGGGTCGTATGCGCCTCCGAGTTggggagagatggagagTGTGTTACAGGTCGATGGTGGAATGGCTGGTGTCCCAGCGGGTTTTGCCGGTGTCAATTGGAAGCTGGGAAGGAGAATGCCGG
This region includes:
- a CDS encoding uncharacterized protein (EggNog:ENOG503NY55; COG:K), whose translation is MPPGRPNTLKRASDSTGSDQGDGASTKVKLPRLERGPEDFSSVVKSKLQSYTRTGQACDRCKVRKIRCDALPEGCSHCTNQNLECYVTDRVTGRTERRGYLQQLEREKGAMLAHIRSLEKLLENNGVEVRPWQFPGYNNTYPEGMVFDAVGNPLKDSWSQVGLVWVKGGRQKPPSERSSSTRYPLIEARPANNHLGVSSDKEPLSSIKGTTLSILGTTLDITASFDGPDMDEPPAGTTFGTPLYNKSVQAFFQTSLNIHPAPPNVELPSRHDAFTYAEWYFLTLSPFLPILHKPSFLQLLRRIYDEPNFKPSVPELVITHMVFATIYFQYGVRNREKPEQYVQLNDLSNKHYHWCLSKFYDLATTQSVTAVQALAMMMSHTRNFPKPGCALTLASFAFMKAIELNLHRAIKIPGGGTTLENETRKRVWWAILALYSTINGRLGRPMPLSIQEFDVEFPIAIPDEFLGEEGVLDESKVGHCNYQVGLMGFKVTPLLIEMFSKLYGARRDPSTYVDVVRELEDGMRNMLDNLPEELNVETTKPEAKVFALYTQAFCLEFTLCLRHPSVCMTDDPKFCAENTRICEETVKKLLKVVSTLHTLKSLDTTWYQLAVYVAAIFTQLVAQWERRFETTVLEVASTREDMATWLAIIGEIGRLLGTGNRLATEVGVIIERTLGWIEQDMARKDASSQDIQPHSLKSQQDPSHGLSAVASGGTQPDQQPAPINGNGYYDSGPVPSSTTPYPALTYADQGAVQQNGGAATFDSADGASYLYAAASAATAASVSPNGSTPVEPTNPLIAFASQATQHVAGQSTDDWRPQAQASAAAQMMAHNAANTWQDWTAAIAGAAGNNSQERFSASALLTLGSGRPGDVQLGHIVEGVPTQADAMGVGNVANAHSGAQWPLLLFHDGTGVPGGGGGGGA